The Agelaius phoeniceus isolate bAgePho1 chromosome 19, bAgePho1.hap1, whole genome shotgun sequence genome includes the window TTCTCAAGCTTCTGTGTCAGCCAAGAAAAGACACACCTCTTCCATAAGCAATTCCCAGGAACAATTATGTTACCATACCAGAAGGCCACTGGAAGATAAAGGGCTCTCAACTGGTTTAACTCCTCCAGTACTTTTCTTCGGTTAGCTGTTATAGCAGATGTAATTTGttcaaaaccaaataaaagaCATTTCTCAGCACCATCCTATGAAGTCGTTTGAGAACTCTTCTCCCTCTCCAATACCACGAACTATAAAGAGCCCCTTGGCAGGCTAcaagcagcactgagcaggatTAGGGACTGCTCACTACTGGCACGGATCATCCTCATCTCCTCCACGGGCCAGTCTATCCCTACAAGGAACGTGCCAGGACTCATGGAGGAGCCTTGGGACGTACCAGCACTTTGCATCCCACTTGCCAGAAGCACCAGCTTCCCGATTCAAAGCTCAGATCaccaggcagctgctctgggcacacagCTTCAGCTGGGACTTGGTAAAGCCAGATATTCCAGTTGACTGAAGTGCTCTCAGATGACTACAAAGAGCAGCATTCCCCATCAAGTAAGACATGACAATGGACAACTCTTACTTCTACCATGTCAGTGGagctgtccccctgtcctgtcactaccCCCACACCAACACACGGCTTTGTGCCATTGCCTGCAGAAACACAGACCCGGGAGCCTGAGTCAACTGCACTACACCATCAACAAAACTAAACACAAACAGGCAAAGCTTTCTCCAACACCAAGGTTAAgcctcagctccaggaggggagATACCAGCAAGAGCCTGTTCCCACGGGACAATGAAGGGCAACCTGAGACAAAGGCTGAACAACTTCCTTCACCGGTTTATTACACctgtttgctgcctgctggaaGTAACGTGCTCCTTCATTCAGCAAGTTCTCTCAGCTttggggaggggaaagaaaaactaCCAATAGTGACAAGATGCATTTAATACAggcataggaaaaaaaaaaaaaaagagagaaaatgctAACAGAATATTCCGAGGGAGTCAGAGTCACTGCAGTTCTTGCTCTTGTCTTCTCCAAGACCCGCTGCGTGGAGCCAGCGGCAGCACTGGAGACTTGCGGACCGGGCTGCGGGCAGGGGCATCTCCGACCGCAGCACCGGGCGGGAGCGGTTCCCGCAGCccccgggagcggccccggcccggACCCGCTGGAGGGCCCGGCAGGAAGTCCCGGAGCGGCCACTGCCGCCACCACCCCAGGGAATCCCGGGATGCGGAGCGGCCGCGCGGTACCCGCGGGGCTGCGCGCTCCGGCCGGGACCGACACAGCGCAGCGAGCCCGGGAGTGGACACAgcagcaaacaaaaccccaccagccctcagcgCCGCGGCTGCAAGTTCCAGGGGAGACACTGCCGGAGTCCCCGGGTGCGCCAGGGCTTCACGTgtgggcagccccgacacgccAGCCCCTGCCGGCGCAGGCAGCGCGGAGAGCCCGGGCACCGGCGAAGGGAACCCACTCGAGGGCGGGGACACCGGCGAGCAcctgccggccccgccgcgcagCCCAGCACGGGCGGGCATGGGGGGCCGCCTCGGCGAGCTCTGCCGGGGCCGTGCCGGCCGGACGCCCCGCCGGCTCCCCTCCCGGGAGCCCCTCCCGCCTCCCCGCGCGGCCCCAGCGAGCGGCGCTCACCTGCGGGGGCTAGGGCCGGGCCGCCCCGGCCGcgctccgctccgcgcccgCTCCCCCTCAGCTGCGCGGCGGCCTCGCTCCGCGGGCACCTCTGGGCGGGTCGAGgtgggcggggccgggggcgggacCGCCCAGTAGGCGGGGCCACGCTATCCAAACAGCATGCATGGGCGTGGCCTCGCATGCAAATAAGGCCGGACCGCGGCCTCACCTCCCTTTCAGCCAGCGCGCTCATGAATAATTCAGCAACGTGCTTGCTGTAGCCAATCAGAGAGCGGCACCGCACGGCTCGGGAGCGCGGGCACCCGGCACCGGGAAAAGGCCGGGAAAGGCGGCCCAGAAAAGGGCGGCGGGGAAAGCCGGGGCCGGACTTCAGGGCGCTTCCTCCCGGCTCCAGCCCCGccagggagctcccagcttTCACAGACTTGCCTGTGAAAATTGGTAGATTTTGCAAAAAGTCGAAGCCTTCGCTGGAGAGAGGAATACAAAGTCCCACCGCACAGTCCCGCAGCAGCcatcccctgtcctgctgcaggaaacaGCAGATAGACAAGGATGCTGTATTTATGTAAAGGGCAATGGCGGGTGAAGGTCTGCCCACTCTGCATCCATCAAAAGCTTGAAATTACCTCTGACAAGAGTCCAGTAACAGTATTTCACCCATTTTCCAAAAGTCATGTTTTTCAATTAAACATTCAGTTCCCTCATCCTGCAATGCTCAGCCGATCTGCATCACAGGCCAAAGTGGAGCAGTGGTATCAGTCTGGATCATGCCCCTGTTCTGGGGTGGGTAAAGGCACCATCAGATGTTACAGCGCTGAGCAAGGCAGCCACAGTTTCTCAATCCTCCCTGCAGTggttattaaattgtaattgtCTTGTGCTGAATCAGGGAGTCTCTGCCCCAGTGAAACTCACTGGGTGGCTCTTGTAGAGTTCATCGATACAATTTCACCTCGGCATAAAGAGATGAGACTGATTGAAATCAACAGGAGTGAGTTTGACCTAATTCCAGGACAAACATGAGCCttgtgggtcaggctggaattctcctggctgtgcctgttcTTAGAAACTCCCTTCCCACTGCCTTTAATCTGTAAAACAGTCTGGGAGaatgctgagggcagctggggctgccaaCCCCGGCTTTAGCGAAACTATCGGAGCCAAAGCCCTgctggaaggaggaagaggaaggggagggagCGTGGGAGGAGCCGCCAGACCCCTCACCTCAGGAGAGCCGCGCCGACTTCCACCATCTGATAAGTGGGGCGTGTGTGTGAAACAGGAGCCGGcgctggcagcagagccccggCACCCTGGGCTACGATACCTCTGACCACGCAGGAGGAAGATGAACGAGGAAGAGGTGTCGTGTGCCGACAGGAACTGCACGCGGATGTAGGGACACCTCCAGGCTCTGAGTCACGCTGCCCTCCCCGGGAACAGCCGGCGTAGGAGCAGGGTTACCAGGGTTACACAGCCACAGTACGACCTTGAGCAGGCATTCACCAGCTGCTGCTCGAGTCCCAGTAGCCTCCACAGTCTCCCTCTGCATAACTTAACATTTCTAGGGGAATTAAGAAATACACCGAGGAGCTTGAATCGttggaaaaggatttttttattgcttcGCCTTCTCCACATCTCCAAAAGGAActaaaaaaataccaaataaaACACATCTAAACCAGTTGCTATTACAGTTCTGAAAACTTTGATATCTAACACAGCCATGCTTAGCTCACTTCCACCCACTGAGCAGACCTTCTGGCACCTGGCACTTTTGGCATAGAGGCTAAAGCAAATTTGGTACCTAGATATCCTGGTGGAGAGCAGACTGGAAAGCTCATGAGGAATTTGTAGGTTTTCTCTTTACTCAGGGACCTCCCATGTGCAAGAGAAATAACAAGGATCCACAGCCAGATAGGAGAATGTTGGGCTGAAagagaggggctgcagctcagcccagctgagACTGCCAGATGCAGTGTGCTGATAGTGGTGGTCAAGTTTTAGTATGGCTTAACACTGTGTGGCCAAAATGCatctcagcacagctgctgcaggaggccaAGCTGCTGTCTGAAATGCTCTGGGGCTTTCTGTGGCCTCTGGCTGATGAAATTGTGTTCAAGGCACAGTTTTCTGTTCTCAAGTGTCTGGAAATTTTCTTCCAGGTAAACGAGTTTATGGCTGTGCCCTTTCCAGACCAGAATCTGATCTGATGGCACAGCTGAATGACAGAGGCTCAGGCCACCAGCACTGATCAGCTTTTCTGTCCCTGATTGACCTCAGTGACACTCCAACCATTCCATCGGTGTAGCACAGTGTTCTTTACATGTGACAAAAGGATCACCAGCAATGTGTTTTCTAATGGTCCACAGTCAGCAAAAGATGACTCAGGAAAGGCAGGCTGGTGGTCCATGAGGTGAGAAAGCTGGAGAGCCAGTGGCTTCAAGAACAAAGCAGTGTGTACTCCAGCCCAGAAAAGCCCAGCTAAGCCAAACAGACTCGTGTGCTGTAAATCACACATTATGCCTGAGCCATTTGGGTGGGTGAAGTCTGTAACAGCCAATAAAATGGCCAACTTCCCACGGTTCCAGTTATCACAGGCTCTGTTTTCTGTAATATTTCATTAATCAGGAAAACAACTCTTGAGTAAAACTCTTCCCTTTATCCCATCCCATTTCTGCAAGTGACAGCAACTTCAGTGATAAACATCAACGGGCAGCTTGAACTCCTTCAGTGAATAGAAGGTGATTTCTCCATGATCCACCAGTGCAAAGACCAGAGGGACGTCCCCACTCAGATACGTCACCTGCTTCAAAGCCCGCAGGGAGGGGATCTGCTCATCAAAgctacagagagaaaaaaacatccTATTTGTTCTCCAAGCTAGAAGAACACAGAGGCAAAGCTGTCCTGGCCAGCCATCACAACAGCTCCCTTTGGCCTGAGGAGCTGGTAGGGATTCTCCCCACCCACTGCAgtcctgccagccctgagagTGACTACCCAGCATGCCTGGAACTGGGAGCTGTTGAATCCTTTGCCAAAAACAAGGATAACTACACACTGCTCCACGCTGTGCCGGTCAGATGTGGCTCACAGGGATACTGGCACATGGTCAATCCACTGCAATCTTAATGCCTTTGTGCTGGGAAGATCTTTAGGTTGCTGGGATCAACATCTGAcctgcttttccctccttttaaTTCTGCAGAGTCTGTTTGCTcatcaatgaaaatatttaggCAACAAGGATCATCCTACTGGCTGATGATATACCTTGGTAAAACTGCATTACCACCTTCCTTGCTCTGTCTActacagctgcagagagcagagggacagTTTCAATAAAGCAAAATGAGAAAAGGCAGAAGCTGAACTTTGTACCTAGCTACAGACTTCTAGTATCAGGTTCTGGATCCAGCAAGAAAGGGGACACATACCCTCTGTTCTTAGTGATTTTAACATTACACTCGACAAAGATCAAAATACTGAACCTATGGCTCAGAGCCTGTAGCAAGTTCTGGGGAGGTTCATGTCTGCAGAATTCCACAGTGATCTGCACTGACTGAGGATTCAGCTCCCATAGCACTGGGTTCTACCTGAATTTCACAAGCATTGCATAAAAGCTGTGGCTTCTTTCTCCTGACTCCCAGTGATACTCAGACATGAGCAGCAACCACATGACCAAACAGTGTGGGTTGAAAGCAAGGGCAGGGGGTAGAGGGGGGAACTGTCGGCCACAGCCTCCAACAAAGGATgaggaactgaaaaaaaaaaatcctgggcagGACCACCCTCAAGGGAGACATTCTGATGATCTGTAAAGCTCACAAGATGTTGGGTCATTCACAGATAATTAGGACTTCGTTTCCACAACAACTGCAAAGTTTCAGAAACAGCACAAGATTCGAGGGTACCTCCGAACACACATCCTGACATGGGGCTTCCCAGGGTTTGTCTTCTTAAACTTGGACACAGCGTCTGCTTGGTACACGTTGAAGTCTATCTTCATGGCCTCTCGGTcctcctgcagcctgcagggGAACACACCCACACAGGTATGGGATCAGAACACGGCAGGGTATGGGTACAACAGAGAAAAGAGGGAGCAAAAACTCCCTTTAGTTTGGGTCTAGTTTTGACTAGTTTGGGTCCCTTGAAAGGCTTCACTCCTCAAAGGGCTGACCCTGCAACTGTATCAATTACTTTCCAGAGCTTTCCTGTGATCAGACCAGAGCAAGATCCTGGCTCACATCTACCCCACACCCTCACAAGATGCAGCACTAACAAAGATAGGACCAAAGCACTGCAGGAACTGCTCACAAGCACCACACAGActctgaggcaggagcagaacCCAAAGTCCCAAAACCAAGGTTTCATAACCACTgaagcagggatggcagcacattccagggatgaggcacaGGTGAAACCCAATCAAACCTCTGGCTGGGGGCAGAGAAGAAAGGGCAGGATAAAAGAGGAACCCTGCTGTTTTAATTGGCCTGGAAAGCCCTGGCTCTGTTGCTGCAGGACCTGCTACTTCATGGAAATGTCACCACCTCTCTAGAGATGCAAGGGGGTCATGGAGCAGAGCACTGGCTTCTCTTGGCAGCCTGGATAtgcagcagctcccaaactgctgctgggagcacctCACAGACCTCACAAGCAGGGACAGTCACAAGACACTCCCACTCCCCAACAGCTCCAAGCCGACTGGCTGGATACTAACCAGGAGGCTCCATCCAGGATGTGGGAGGGCTGCAGCACACTGATCTGCTGGAGGAGCTCAGCTGGAGGGAGAAGGAACGGGAAAGGATCAGACCAGCAATTTCCCTCCCAGGGCACTCCACACCACCCACGAGCCTTCCTCCTCTGACAAtggctggcagctccacagTCACCACTGGCTACTTCAAAGACCTCAACTTCCTCATCTcctcccagcacacagcccagacACTCTGCAGTTGCTTTGCATCTTGCTGGCCCTGGCTGCACATGCCTAACAGCCCAGCAGGAAGGACTGCAATACAGCAGGACATGGGGAATGGATTAGAAGCCCTCCCAAGGCCTTGTTTATCCTGGCACTTGAGTGGGCTATAGAAAGATTCTCCTGCTCAAACTACTGTCCCCAGAACTGATGTCAGCTTCTCCATGTCATCCCTTTTGCTGCTGCATAACAGACACTCTTTCTCAGAGCTGGGGGGGGAGAGAATGGTCCCTGTCAAGTTCCCAGAGCCACTACCTGGCGAGGTCACTTCTTCTGGCCGCAGCAGTGGTGTGACAGCTTGGTTCCAGAGGTGCGACGGTCGCTTCCAAGccctctgctgcctcctctgctccaAGAGGGCTTTGTACTCCTGCCAGTTGGAGCAGCACCTCACCTCCTGGTCGGCATTGACACTGCTCTTGTACCTGCTCTCCCTCTCGCGCTGCTTCCTCTCCTTCCGCGTCAGCTTCTCCTGTTTCTGGTTGATCTGTGTGCACCAGGAAGCTGCATCCACCTCCCTGCCTGGCACGTTCTCTGGCAGGAGCCTGCTGTCAGGGGAGGGCAGATGTGTGCATGGCTGGTCTGAGGCTATGTTGGGAAAGGTGATGGTGGTAAAATCCCAGCGGGGTGCATGGGTGCCAGTGCTGTTGTCCTTGTGGTCTCCAGCCTGCCTGCTGGAGAAGCTCAGAGAGTCCTTTTGTCCAGTATCAAGAGGAACTGGCATTGACTCCCCCTCTGCACTGCCATCATCTGATTCCTTTGGCTGCACTGACAAGGGCTTTTCATCCACAGGAATGGAGTCTCCATAGTCATCTCCATCTTTGCTGGAGGTCCCTTCAGCTTCTGGAAGGTCCTCATCTACTTTATGTTTCTTCTCATGCAACCTAAAGCCAAAGATACAGTAAAAATTTCAGGGAGAGCATGTGGTAGAGCTTGCTTTCCTTTAAATTCTGCCTGCTCCTTGCTAACAGGAAGAATGCAGTCTGCCAAGCCTGAAGGAAGGACAGCAAAAGTGGCAGGAACACCCAGATAGGTCTGCAAATCCTACAGAACAATTTCTTTGTGAgacaaatgagaaaagaaaaaaagcaggcaAAACTAAAGAGTGAATGCCAAAGGCAGATTAAACTTCTGAGAAGTCCTGCACAAGGTTTGACTTCAACGCCCAAGAGAATCTCAGCCTTGATTTGTATAGACAATGTTCCCAACCTGCCATGCCAGGTCCACACCCCAGACACTGACCCAAACACCTCCATGCAAACACTATGGACTTCAGCCAAAGCAGCACAGGCCAGGCAGAAACCTGCCTGCCAGCACCTCTTATGGTGTGAGATTCAGACTTTGATTCCAGAGGAGATTGGGCAGTTCTTAGACCAGCAGTTTAATCTCTCAGTTCCTACAATTCCAAACTCCTCAGGCACTGATTTACTGTCAACAGAGACTCTCCAGCCTCATCCTCCCTGTTTCTGAAAGGCTGACGCCACCTCCTGGGAACTGTCAGAATATGAGAATTGCTCATTGTCAGGTTGTGGGGATGTTTTGGACATGTGCAAGCCCTAGGACACAAGTCTGCTCTCTGCTGTTGAGTCTTGGCAGGTAAGTTGGACTGAGGAGGTGGATAAATGGAAGATGTGCACCGTGGTAGCTGCGCTCCTGCTAAAAAAGAGTAGGAGGAGGTGCCTGACGTGTTCCTTTTGCAATGGCCTCCTTTTGCACTTGGGAGCAATTTGCCCCTCTTAGCCCTGGCATGACACACACATGTGACAAAAGGGAACACTGCAAAGTGTTCAGGAAAAGTGCTGCACTGCCTGGGAACAGCCAAGAGCAAGGTGCCATACAAGGTCACCCCCAGCAGGAGAGCCTGAGGACACTGCAGCAAAGCAGCTGTTCCTGAGCAAGCGTAGCCTCAAGAGGATGGGAGAAGGCTTTGGGCCACATCCTTACCGGGGGCTGGaactcctcctcctcttgcAATGGtgcttcccagagctcttgcagtgaCCTTCCAAGTTCAGCTGCCTCTCATAGGGAGACAGGACAGTGCTGGAAGGAGAGACCAACACAGAGGCTGAGAGCAGGATGATGTAGAGGAGCTACCTTCTGCCCAGCCCCCAGAATATAGCAACCGAAGACACAGAAAATGCCCAAATGGGACCAGGATGGCCCTCAGTTTATGCCCCATTTCATGTTCCAAATCACCTCCTCAGGAGGGAGGAGCAAGGAAGGGTAGAGTGGCACTCTTAGCCTTAAATCCTTCCAAGAGATGGAATGCAGGGCCAAAGTCCTCTTCTCTGGTCCTGtcccctggggccaggcagTGGGTACAGAGAGTCTCAGGGTCTTCAGGAAGGAGAAAGCAGCACGGGAAGGAAAAGTTGGTTACCTGGGATCGAATCTCAGTACAATATAACCCAGTTGCTTCAAGTGGCTGAACACCTTAGAGCAAAGGAAAGCAAGGAGGTTAAATGACAGCTCTAAACACAAACTATTTACTTCGGTTCCACTATGACTGAATgatgtcctggggtgactttatgatgcttgtatccccatttatctgtttagcccagaaataagttttgcacctttaagattGGTTTTGAGAGCGAAGGTGGGGGAGAAGAAGtgtgcagtttgttttcagacactgcactcactcctacacattcctgctcctggactgtgttgtctgcggacagacagacagtgggacagagctctcctttgcttttagttagtttttagctagctgaggcagagaagttccctggactgtgggttttcattttctttggacctgtctAAGCCTGCTCTGGACCGAATACCAGAagagcactggcagctcacacctgcGGCCCACCAGGCTGAGCCTGGACCTGTGGCATTTCCAGCATCGGaaggactgataagagactgagtgagtcGAGCTACAGCCCACTAAGGGGacttttctgagtttgtcatctctctTGGAGGGGcgagaggttttattgtttaatattggggttttattttctgtgctggtgaatgctttgcctgttaaatgaacagttttttccacttttctccaaggaaatctttttCCCAAACCAGTTGTGGGAGGGGCTGCATGAATTTGCTTTCTAGAGGAAACCTCTTTAGaggtttttctcccaaaattgccctaaaccaggacagtgAACACAGTGTGGCACTGGCAGAGGAGCAAATGCCAGGGTTAGGACCCAAAGCAAAGGTGGAGAAACAGGAACTGAACATCTGGAAGAAGGTGAGTGGGAACAACTGAGAAtgatttcccttccctccccagtcAGCCTACCCTGCTTCCAGCCACTGGAAGAGCTTGTGTGGCAGAGGCTGGGCTTTCTGCCTTCATCCTCCTCCAACAGCTGGAGGTCCCAACACACCTGGTAATGTGACAGGCTCATTGCCTCCTGGCACAACAGGGTCTCGTAGGCTTCCTGGATTGACAGGGGCACATCTCTGTAAAAGAGctggacagagccctgcagggcagaagCTTGGTGTGAGTCACAGGAACAAATCTATACAAGCTCACACTCTGTcctttcccactgctcctgATAGCTGGTCCCAGCACTCTCCCTGACAGGATATCCATCTCTCCCCATATGCCACCTGGACTACCTACAGTCCCTTTCTCATACCCAGTTCCCCCATACCCTGGTTTAATCAGCCAAGTAAGAAGTTCCcacccacagctctcagctcctgctccagctcctgcatcTGTTCAGAGGATGCACCTGGGAGCAAAATGCTCAGCTGATAAAATAACCACTGCTTGGACAGATAAATTAACTTTGATGATCTGAGTGATTCAGGATACAGCACAACAACAAAAGCACTTATACCAGCATAACTGAGAACTGGAGCAGAGGAATGAACAACAGCTTCAGGTGGCATCAATTGGTGCCTCCTCAGAAGCATTTACTTCCTTTACAGACCCAGAGATCCCATAGGTAACTTCCCCTGGGAACAGCAAATGACCTCCAGGAGGCTGTTTTAGGCTacacctttttcttcctttctgtctttttaaatagtGTTTActcataaagaaaacaaaaccctaGGAATCACACCTTTTCCATTACATAGGCTGGAGGCATCTCCCTGGTCTTTTCTgcttttgggggattttgtaCTCAGCATCTGACTAAACCATTTTATTGCCATCAATTTGTTTACAAACTATTTGTCAGAATGCCAGGGGTAAAAAAGCCCCACCTTTGCTTTAGGATTTAAGAGATGGCATCAGACACTCACAAGCTGTTTGTTTTGCTGAGGGATAAAAGTTCCCTTTAGATCAATGCACCAATTCTACTGATAACAGGTTTTGGTGGAGAGACCAAAAATCCCCCTTTCTACAGCAAAGAAATCCAGCTGAGCCCTAAGCAGCATTTCTGCAAGCAGAGGAACACTGAACACAATGTGGTCTCACTACTCTGTCTGCCacatttaaatttctttctgcCATATATACTGGGAAGAAATCCCAAGCAGCAACCCCAAAGATCTCTGTTTAAGCTGAATGAACTGGCCACAGATCCAACTGACACACTCTGTCAGTGACACAGAGGCTGCTTGAGAGTAGAAGGAAAGACCCCACAGCCTGGTGACAAACAGGTCCATCAGCAACACACTAAAAGAGACAATTCTTTGAGAACCAGCTGTTTATCAGTTATTATAGCTCCCCCAATCAGTGAGGACCCAGTGCTCTCATCCTACTTACACACTCCAGCAGGTACAGAGCTTCCTCGGGCAGCAGACATTGCTTGCCTCGTTCTGAGAACCCCATGGTGTGCCAGAACTTTCCCTGGAACAGGAGCACAAATCCCTGATTGGTTCTGGCTGTTCCCTGCTGACAGCCAGGCTCCTTTCCATTGCAAGAAGCAAATTAAGGAATCTgtgaggcagcaggagatgatGGCACTGAGCACACTCTGTAGCACTCACCGCAGGGGACTTCAGCTCCACGATGCCCTGTTCTGGTTTCCACTCAGCCTTCACCAGATTCCCCCTGAGAAGAATAAAGATTCATTTGTTACTGCTAGGGTGGCTACAATCAGCTCCTGGTGTAGCGGCACAAAACAAGCTCAGGAAGGTGTCAAAGGCAGGAAGTTTCCAGGTGGCATTTTTACAAGGCATCAGAAAGCCATCATCCCCTGGCTCTAGCAGCACCACTTTATCACCACCAAAAAGTTAAAAGTGTCTTCAGTCAGCACCACAGAGACATGTCCACAGGCTACAGCAGCTTGCTGGAGATGCAGGGCCTATTGCAGGATATGTGGATATTGAGGAACTAACACCTCTGAGGTGTTAGTTAACTAACCTTCTctgaggttgcccagagaggctgtggctgccacGTCCCTGTAAGCATTCActgccaggttggatggggctctgagcagcctggtctagtggaaggtgtctttGCCTATGGCAGGGAGTCCAATGGGGtgatatttaaggtcccttccaacccaaaccattcagtgattctgtATCATACAGAActcagctgctgccaagacATCTTCTAATCACTGTACCCCACCCACGGGGACTCACAGGGAAAAATCAATAGCTTCAGGCCAAGCAGAGAAGGTTTGTGTTGAGAGGTGGGTGTGAATGCCTCCCAAGTGATAAACACTAAAATCTGGCAGCACTGTTGAAAGCACCAAGACTAATAAATCAGGGACACTGACACCTGGTCAAATCTTCACAAGGCCACACAGGAGCATCAAGAAGACACTCTGTAACTTGTATCATGCCCAAGAAGGCTGTAGCTGCTACCTGCAAAGGCCACAGGATTACACACGCACCTGTGAAAACCAAGAGCTCTGTGAGGGACTTTCTGAAGCCACAGGTGTGCCAGCATGTCCCTGTGCTCCTtcagggacagccaggctgtgtcgcactgctgctgctccagcacggGCACTGAGTGCAGGTGAACTGCGGGGGGTTTACTGCGCTGACCAACACCTGCTGCCAACAGGATCGCACCCGTAACCCCCGAGCTGTGCTCTGCCCGCCGGCATCACCCCTTCCACGGGGAAAGCCATTCCCAGCGCCGCTCCAGGGATGGACTTACGGCCGCTCCGGGCGCTCCTCGCAGAGCAGCCGCCACTGCTCCTCGCCGCAGCGCCGCAGCCTCTCGGCCTGCCCGGCAGAGCCGTCGGGGAGGAAATGCTTCTGCCCGCGGGGGCTCCGCGGGGCCTGGCGCTCCGGCTGCTCCGCCGTGCTGCGGGCGACAGCGGGGTGGTGAGGGACGGGAGAGCGGCCGCCAGCCCCGGCACCCCGGACAGCCCCGGACTGCAGTGCCCCCGGGGCCTCCCGGTCCTGCCGTGCTTCGGCAGCCCCTCCAGATCCCCGTACCGGGCGTTCCCGCGGTGCTTCCCCAGGCCCCGTACCGCGGGTCCCCCGGTACCTCCTCGGCCCCCTCATCGGTGGCTCCCGCCAGTGCCTCCTTTTCCCCGGTACCGCGCGTTCCGCCGGTGCCTCCCGGGTCCCCAACAGTGCAGACTCCCCCAGTGCTCCCGCGGCTTCCCGTAGTGCGGTTGTCTGCGGTTCCCCTCAGCACCTTCCCAGCCCCCTCACAGCGGATtcccccgccgcctcccgctTTCCCCCCTTCCGCCCCACCTGAGGCAGCGGGACCCGCCGGCCTCCATGGACACGTGCCGGACCAGCGTCCTTCCGCCGCCGGGCACGAGCGCCGCCAAGAGCGGCGGGCTCCGACAACGCGCCCCCTGGCGGCTCGGAGGACTGCGAGCGGCGGAGACCGGGCACCGGGAGGGAGCTGAGAGGGCACCTAGGGATGGGCACCGGGGAAGGGACGGAGCACCAGGGATGGGCACCGGGGAGGGGACGGAGCACCAGGGATGGGCACCGGGGAGGGGACGGAgcaccagggatgggcactggggaggggacGGAGCACCCAGAGATGGGCGCCAGGGAAGGGACGGAGCACCGAgatgggcactgctgagggacAGGGCCGGGCACTGGGTTTTTCCCGGGATATGACCCAGGTCCGCCGTGCTGA containing:
- the TSEN54 gene encoding tRNA-splicing endonuclease subunit Sen54 isoform X2 is translated as MRGPRSTAEQPERQAPRSPRGQKHFLPDGSAGQAERLRRCGEEQWRLLCEERPERPGNLVKAEWKPEQGIVELKSPAGKFWHTMGFSERGKQCLLPEEALYLLECGSVQLFYRDVPLSIQEAYETLLCQEAMSLSHYQVFSHLKQLGYIVLRFDPSTVLSPYERQLNLEGHCKSSGKHHCKRRRSSSPRLHEKKHKVDEDLPEAEGTSSKDGDDYGDSIPVDEKPLSVQPKESDDGSAEGESMPVPLDTGQKDSLSFSSRQAGDHKDNSTGTHAPRWDFTTITFPNIASDQPCTHLPSPDSRLLPENVPGREVDAASWCTQINQKQEKLTRKERKQRERESRYKSSVNADQEVRCCSNWQEYKALLEQRRQQRAWKRPSHLWNQAVTPLLRPEEVTSPAELLQQISVLQPSHILDGASWLQEDREAMKIDFNVYQADAVSKFKKTNPGKPHVRMCVRSFDEQIPSLRALKQVTYLSGDVPLVFALVDHGEITFYSLKEFKLPVDVYH
- the TSEN54 gene encoding tRNA-splicing endonuclease subunit Sen54 isoform X1, which gives rise to MEAGGSRCLSTAEQPERQAPRSPRGQKHFLPDGSAGQAERLRRCGEEQWRLLCEERPERPGNLVKAEWKPEQGIVELKSPAGKFWHTMGFSERGKQCLLPEEALYLLECGSVQLFYRDVPLSIQEAYETLLCQEAMSLSHYQVFSHLKQLGYIVLRFDPSTVLSPYERQLNLEGHCKSSGKHHCKRRRSSSPRLHEKKHKVDEDLPEAEGTSSKDGDDYGDSIPVDEKPLSVQPKESDDGSAEGESMPVPLDTGQKDSLSFSSRQAGDHKDNSTGTHAPRWDFTTITFPNIASDQPCTHLPSPDSRLLPENVPGREVDAASWCTQINQKQEKLTRKERKQRERESRYKSSVNADQEVRCCSNWQEYKALLEQRRQQRAWKRPSHLWNQAVTPLLRPEEVTSPAELLQQISVLQPSHILDGASWLQEDREAMKIDFNVYQADAVSKFKKTNPGKPHVRMCVRSFDEQIPSLRALKQVTYLSGDVPLVFALVDHGEITFYSLKEFKLPVDVYH